The genome window GGTGGGGCTGGACGGCACCGGCGACCAGACCACGCAGACGCCGTTTACCACGCAATCCATCAATAATCTGCTCAAGCAATCCGGCGTTTATCTACCGGAAATCAGCAGCACCACCATGCGTCTCAAAAATGTGGCCGCAGTGATGATAACGGCGTCCATGCCTGCTTATGCCCAGATTGGGCAAGCGATCGACGTTACCGTATCCTCCATGGGCAATGCATCCAGTTTGCGCGGAGGAACGCTGGTGATGACGCCGTTGAAGGGCGCGGACGGGCAAATCTACGCGGTGGCTCAGGGCAATGTATTGATAGGCGGTTATGGCGCGAGTCAGGACGGCAACTCGGTAAAGACCAATCAGCTGAATGCCGGCCTGATTTCCGACGGGGCCACCGTAGAACGACTGGTGCCTACCACGCTGGCCGAGGACGGAGTCATGCGCATCGATCTGGGCAACGCCGACTTTACCACCGCGAGCCGTATAGTCAACGCCATCAATCAACATTTCGGCTTGACTACCGCGTTCGCACAGGATGAGAGAGTGATTCTTGTGCGAGTACCCCGGAGCACATCGGATCAGGTTGTTTTTCTCAGCGAAATGGAAAATCTCGACGTAACCCCCGGTCAGATGCCGGCCAAAGTGGTTCTGAATGCGCGTACCGGTTCGGTGGTGATGAACCAGGTGGTCAGACTCGACCCTTGCGCGATTTCGCATGGCGATTTGACCGTGGTGGTCACTTCTACGCCGATTATCAGCCAGCCTGGCGCATTTTCGAACGGCAGGACCGTAGTGCAGCGTCAGACCCAGATAGGCGTTAACAACCAGCCGGGCAAAGTGATGGAACTGGATGGCGGTCCGACTTTGTCTGATGTGGTGGAAGCCTTGAACTCGATAGGCGCGACCCCGCAGGATCTATTGTCCATATTGCAGGTGATGAAGGTAGCCGGTTCCCTGCACGCGAATTTGGAGATAATCTGATCATGGGGGCAGGATTTTTTCAGGCGGTCCTACCGCCTGAGTTTCAGCCCGT of Candidatus Methylospira mobilis contains these proteins:
- a CDS encoding flagellar basal body P-ring protein FlgI, encoding MRGKLLILCLLLGCFLGLAGIAQAQRIKDLVSVEGIRENQLTGYGLVVGLDGTGDQTTQTPFTTQSINNLLKQSGVYLPEISSTTMRLKNVAAVMITASMPAYAQIGQAIDVTVSSMGNASSLRGGTLVMTPLKGADGQIYAVAQGNVLIGGYGASQDGNSVKTNQLNAGLISDGATVERLVPTTLAEDGVMRIDLGNADFTTASRIVNAINQHFGLTTAFAQDERVILVRVPRSTSDQVVFLSEMENLDVTPGQMPAKVVLNARTGSVVMNQVVRLDPCAISHGDLTVVVTSTPIISQPGAFSNGRTVVQRQTQIGVNNQPGKVMELDGGPTLSDVVEALNSIGATPQDLLSILQVMKVAGSLHANLEII